A single region of the Streptomyces caelestis genome encodes:
- the uvrA gene encoding excinuclease ABC subunit UvrA: MADRLIVRGAREHNLKNVSLDLPRDSLIVFTGLSGSGKSSLAFDTIFAEGQRRYVESLSSYARQFLGQMDKPDVDFIEGLSPAVSIDQKSTSRNPRSTVGTITEVYDYLRLLFARIGKPHCPECGRPISRQSPQAIVDRVLELPEGSRFQVLSPLVRERKGEFADLFADLQTKGYSRARVDGETIQLSQPPTLKKQEKHTIEVVVDRLTVKDSAKRRLTDSVETALGLSGGMVVLDFVDLPEDDPERERMYSEHLYCAYDDLSFEELEPRSFSFNSPFGACPDCSGIGTRMEVDPELIVPDPDKSLDEGAIHPWSHGHTKDYFGRLIGALADALGFRTDIPFGGLPQRAKKALLHGHKTQVEVRYRNRYGRERRYTTAFEGAVPFVKRRHSEAESDASRERFEGYMREVPCPTCEGTRLKPVVLAVTIMGKSIAEVSAMSISDCADFLGELKLTARDKKIAERVLKEVNERLRFLVDVGLDYLSLNRAAGTLSGGEAQRIRLATQIGSGLVGVLYVLDEPSIGLHQRDNHRLIETLVRLRDMGNTLIVVEHDEDTIKTADWIVDIGPGAGEHGGKVVHSGSLKELLANAESQTGQYLSGKKAIPLPDIRRPVDPSRQLTVHGARENNLQDIDVSFPLGVFTAVTGVSGSGKSTLVNDILYTHLARELNGARSVPGRHTRVDGDDLVDKVVHVDQSPIGRTPRSNPATYTGVFDHIRKLFAETTEAKVRGYMPGRFSFNVKGGRCENCAGDGTIKIEMNFLPDVYVPCEVCHGARYNRETLEVHYKGKSIADVLNMPIEEATEFFEAVPAISRHMKTLKDVGLGYVRLGQSATTLSGGEAQRVKLASELQRRSTGRTVYVLDEPTTGLHFEDISKLLTVLSGLVDKGNTVIVIEHNLDVIKTADWIVDMGPEGGAGGGLVVAEGTPEEVAAVPASHTGKFLREVLGADRISDASSVKAPRKTAAKKTVPAQTRAPRTVNSTAAKKTAAKATKAAAKKTTRTTKG; encoded by the coding sequence GTGGCCGACCGTCTCATCGTTCGTGGAGCGCGCGAGCACAATCTCAAGAACGTCTCGCTCGACCTCCCGCGCGACTCGCTCATCGTCTTCACGGGCCTGTCGGGGTCGGGCAAGTCCTCGCTGGCCTTCGACACGATCTTCGCCGAGGGACAGCGGCGCTACGTGGAGTCGCTGTCCTCGTACGCCCGGCAGTTCCTCGGCCAGATGGATAAGCCGGACGTCGACTTCATCGAGGGCCTGTCCCCGGCCGTCTCCATCGACCAGAAGTCGACCTCGCGCAACCCGCGCTCCACGGTGGGCACCATCACCGAGGTCTACGACTACCTGCGCCTGCTCTTCGCGCGCATCGGCAAGCCGCACTGCCCCGAGTGCGGCCGCCCGATCTCGCGCCAGTCGCCGCAGGCCATCGTCGACAGGGTGCTGGAGCTTCCGGAGGGCAGCCGCTTCCAGGTGCTGTCGCCGCTGGTGCGCGAGCGCAAGGGCGAGTTCGCCGACCTCTTCGCCGACCTCCAGACCAAGGGCTACTCCCGCGCGCGGGTGGACGGCGAGACCATCCAGCTGTCCCAGCCGCCCACGCTGAAGAAGCAGGAGAAGCACACCATCGAGGTGGTCGTCGACCGCCTCACGGTGAAGGACTCCGCGAAGCGCCGCCTCACCGACTCCGTCGAGACCGCCCTCGGCCTGTCCGGCGGCATGGTGGTGCTCGACTTCGTCGACCTCCCCGAGGACGACCCCGAGCGCGAGCGCATGTACTCGGAGCACCTGTACTGCGCGTACGACGACCTGTCCTTCGAGGAGCTGGAGCCCCGCTCCTTCTCCTTCAACTCGCCCTTCGGCGCCTGCCCGGACTGCTCCGGCATCGGCACGCGCATGGAGGTCGACCCGGAGCTGATCGTCCCGGACCCGGACAAGAGCCTCGACGAGGGTGCCATCCACCCCTGGTCGCACGGCCACACCAAGGACTACTTCGGCCGCCTCATCGGCGCCCTGGCCGACGCCCTGGGCTTCCGTACGGACATCCCCTTCGGGGGCCTCCCGCAGCGCGCCAAGAAGGCCCTGCTGCACGGGCACAAGACCCAGGTCGAGGTCCGCTACCGCAACCGCTACGGGCGCGAGCGCAGGTACACCACCGCCTTCGAGGGCGCCGTCCCCTTCGTCAAGCGCCGGCACAGCGAAGCCGAGAGCGACGCCAGTCGCGAGCGCTTCGAGGGCTACATGCGCGAGGTGCCCTGCCCGACCTGTGAGGGCACGCGTCTGAAGCCGGTCGTCCTCGCCGTCACGATCATGGGCAAGTCCATCGCCGAGGTCTCCGCGATGTCCATCAGCGACTGCGCGGACTTCCTGGGCGAGCTGAAGCTCACCGCCCGCGACAAGAAGATCGCCGAGCGGGTGCTGAAGGAGGTCAACGAACGGCTGCGGTTCCTGGTCGACGTCGGCCTGGACTACCTCTCGCTGAACCGCGCGGCCGGCACCCTCTCCGGCGGCGAGGCCCAGCGCATCCGCCTGGCCACCCAGATCGGCTCCGGCCTCGTCGGCGTCCTCTACGTCCTCGACGAGCCGTCCATCGGCCTGCACCAGCGCGACAACCACCGGCTGATCGAGACCCTGGTCCGGCTGCGCGACATGGGCAACACGCTCATCGTCGTCGAGCACGACGAGGACACCATCAAGACCGCCGACTGGATCGTCGACATCGGCCCCGGCGCCGGTGAGCACGGCGGCAAGGTCGTGCACAGCGGCTCCCTGAAGGAGCTGCTCGCCAACGCCGAGTCGCAGACCGGTCAGTACCTGTCCGGCAAGAAGGCCATCCCGCTGCCCGACATCCGGCGCCCGGTCGACCCGTCCCGGCAGCTCACGGTGCACGGCGCCCGGGAGAACAACCTCCAGGACATCGACGTCTCGTTCCCGCTGGGCGTGTTCACCGCCGTCACCGGCGTGTCCGGCTCCGGCAAGTCGACCCTGGTCAACGACATCCTGTACACGCACCTGGCCCGCGAGCTGAACGGCGCGAGGAGCGTGCCCGGGCGGCACACGCGCGTGGACGGCGACGACCTCGTCGACAAGGTCGTGCACGTGGACCAGTCGCCCATCGGCCGCACCCCGCGCTCCAACCCGGCCACGTACACCGGCGTCTTCGACCACATCCGCAAGCTGTTCGCCGAGACCACCGAGGCGAAGGTCCGCGGCTACATGCCGGGCCGCTTCTCCTTCAACGTCAAGGGCGGCCGCTGCGAGAACTGCGCGGGCGACGGCACCATCAAGATCGAGATGAACTTCCTCCCGGACGTCTACGTCCCGTGCGAGGTCTGCCACGGCGCCCGGTACAACCGGGAGACCCTGGAGGTCCACTACAAGGGCAAGTCCATCGCCGACGTCCTGAACATGCCGATCGAGGAGGCCACGGAGTTCTTCGAGGCGGTCCCCGCGATCTCCCGCCACATGAAGACCCTCAAGGACGTCGGCCTCGGCTACGTCCGGCTCGGCCAGTCCGCGACCACCCTGTCCGGCGGTGAGGCCCAGCGCGTCAAGCTCGCCAGCGAGCTCCAGCGCCGCTCCACCGGCCGCACGGTCTACGTCCTGGACGAGCCGACCACCGGCCTGCACTTCGAGGACATCAGCAAGCTGCTGACGGTCCTGTCCGGACTGGTCGACAAGGGCAACACGGTCATCGTCATCGAGCACAACCTCGACGTGATCAAGACCGCCGACTGGATCGTCGACATGGGCCCCGAAGGTGGCGCGGGCGGCGGCCTGGTCGTCGCCGAGGGCACGCCCGAGGAGGTCGCCGCGGTCCCGGCCAGCCACACCGGCAAGTTCCTGCGCGAGGTCCTCGGCGCCGACCGGATCAGTGACGCGTCCTCGGTGAAGGCCCCGCGCAAGACGGCGGCGAAGAAGACGGTCCCCGCGCAGACCAGGGCGCCCAGGACGGTCAACAGCACCGCGGCCAAGAAGACAGCCGCAAAGGCCACGAAGGCCGCCGCGAAGAAGACCACGCGGACGACCAAGGGCTGA
- a CDS encoding carbohydrate kinase family protein: MIVVAGEALIDLVPRGTGALAALQPALGGGPYNTAVALGRLGSPAAFCSRVSYDAFGEALLDRLRETGVDVSSVQRGAEPTTLAVATVGADGSAAYSFYVDGTADRLFTAPSALPPGTRAVSFGTCSLVLEPGASAYEELMRTAAEQGVFTALDPNIRAGLIPDADAYRARFKSWLPSVSLLKLSEEDAQWLGGTPQEWLAAGPAAVVITRGGDGLTAFTAGGEYSVPGERVEVVDTIGAGDTVNAALLHGLAARDALSVRALAALGPDGWTGLLGFAARAAAVTCSRAGAEPPYAHELEG, from the coding sequence ATGATCGTCGTCGCCGGTGAGGCACTGATCGACCTGGTACCGCGGGGTACGGGTGCCCTGGCGGCACTCCAGCCGGCGCTCGGCGGCGGCCCGTACAACACGGCGGTGGCGCTGGGCCGTCTCGGCTCCCCCGCCGCCTTCTGCTCCCGGGTGTCGTACGACGCCTTCGGAGAGGCCCTGCTGGACCGGCTGCGGGAGACCGGGGTGGACGTGTCGTCGGTGCAGCGCGGCGCCGAGCCCACGACCCTCGCCGTCGCCACGGTCGGCGCGGACGGTTCGGCGGCGTACTCCTTCTACGTCGACGGGACGGCGGACCGGCTGTTCACGGCGCCCTCAGCGCTGCCGCCCGGCACCCGGGCCGTCTCCTTCGGGACCTGCTCGCTGGTGCTGGAGCCCGGGGCGAGCGCCTACGAGGAGCTGATGCGTACGGCGGCCGAGCAGGGCGTGTTCACCGCGCTGGACCCGAACATCAGGGCCGGGCTGATCCCGGACGCGGACGCCTACCGGGCGCGGTTCAAGAGCTGGCTGCCGTCGGTGTCGCTGCTGAAGCTGTCCGAGGAGGACGCCCAGTGGCTCGGCGGCACGCCCCAGGAGTGGCTGGCGGCCGGCCCGGCGGCGGTCGTGATCACCCGGGGCGGCGACGGGCTGACGGCCTTCACGGCCGGCGGCGAGTACTCGGTCCCTGGCGAGCGGGTGGAGGTCGTGGACACGATCGGCGCGGGCGACACGGTGAACGCGGCGCTGTTGCACGGGCTCGCCGCCCGCGACGCGCTCAGCGTGCGGGCGCTGGCCGCGCTGGGGCCCGACGGCTGGACGGGGCTGCTGGGGTTCGCGGCCCGTGCGGCGGCGGTCACCTGCTCCCGGGCCGGGGCCGAGCCGCCGTACGCGCACGAGCTGGAGGGCTGA
- a CDS encoding maleylpyruvate isomerase family mycothiol-dependent enzyme: MIDHGHDLASVRDATERLLLAVGKLDNASVTQPSRLPGWTRGHVLAHIARNADALVNVLEGRPMYASGEAREADIARDAPRALDVQLADLRESAARFEEAGAAPADWSRTVELRNGVLDSASRVPFRRWVEVELHHVDLGIGFELEDLPAEFTEREIAFLADRFAGHPDVPPTRLTDGTRAWSTGREADDGPEVTVTGSPADLLGWLAGRRTGAALTVDGGPLPALPPL, from the coding sequence ATGATTGATCACGGTCATGACCTGGCGTCTGTACGTGACGCTACAGAACGGCTGCTCCTCGCAGTCGGCAAACTGGACAACGCCTCTGTGACGCAGCCGTCACGGCTTCCCGGCTGGACCCGGGGCCATGTGCTGGCTCACATCGCCCGTAACGCGGACGCCCTCGTGAACGTTCTGGAAGGCCGACCCATGTACGCCTCCGGCGAGGCCCGGGAGGCCGACATCGCGCGGGACGCCCCGCGTGCCCTCGACGTCCAGCTCGCGGACCTGCGCGAGAGCGCGGCGCGCTTCGAGGAGGCCGGGGCCGCTCCGGCGGACTGGTCGCGCACCGTGGAGCTGCGCAACGGGGTCCTGGACTCCGCGTCCCGCGTGCCGTTCCGGCGGTGGGTGGAAGTGGAACTGCACCACGTGGACCTGGGCATCGGGTTTGAGCTGGAGGACCTGCCGGCGGAGTTCACGGAGCGGGAGATCGCCTTCCTCGCCGACCGGTTCGCCGGGCACCCCGACGTACCGCCCACGCGGCTCACGGACGGCACGCGCGCGTGGAGCACGGGACGGGAGGCGGACGACGGGCCCGAGGTGACCGTCACCGGTTCCCCGGCGGACCTGCTGGGCTGGCTCGCCGGCCGCCGCACCGGAGCCGCGCTGACGGTGGACGGCGGCCCGCTTCCGGCGCTGCCCCCGCTGTAG
- a CDS encoding TetR/AcrR family transcriptional regulator yields the protein MARPRSFDPDHVLHAAERQFRTSGYNGTSVDDISAATGLGRGSLYAAFDGKHGVLLQAMAGYFARLGQFAPKALAGPDEGALERLHAYLLRAVHGVPLAADVPPAPDRAAAACFAAKMALEIGASDSEVKRLANDCFSVLATAVAECVRAAQRNGDIDPDADPDDLAYLLLTIIRGTDVVGAYGHSPARLTSIAESAFALLPRPRHR from the coding sequence ATGGCGAGACCACGAAGCTTCGACCCCGACCACGTCCTCCATGCCGCCGAGCGGCAGTTCCGCACTTCGGGCTACAACGGCACGAGCGTCGACGACATCAGCGCCGCCACCGGCCTGGGCCGCGGCAGCCTCTACGCCGCGTTCGACGGCAAGCACGGCGTGCTGCTGCAGGCGATGGCCGGCTACTTCGCCCGGCTGGGGCAGTTTGCGCCGAAGGCGCTCGCCGGACCGGACGAGGGTGCCCTGGAACGACTGCACGCGTACTTGCTCCGCGCCGTCCACGGGGTGCCACTCGCCGCCGACGTACCCCCCGCCCCTGACCGGGCGGCGGCAGCCTGCTTCGCCGCCAAGATGGCCCTGGAGATCGGCGCCTCCGACTCCGAGGTGAAACGCCTGGCCAACGACTGCTTCTCCGTGCTCGCGACGGCGGTGGCCGAGTGTGTGCGAGCGGCGCAGCGCAACGGCGACATCGACCCCGACGCGGATCCCGACGACCTCGCGTACCTTCTGCTGACCATCATCCGCGGGACCGATGTCGTAGGCGCGTACGGCCACAGTCCCGCCCGCCTGACCTCGATTGCGGAGAGCGCGTTCGCCTTGCTGCCTCGCCCGCGCCACCGCTGA
- a CDS encoding YceI family protein, whose product MTNDTATATALPLAPGHWALDPFHSAVNFTVRHLGIAKVRGRFERLEAELFVGERVEDVRVSATVDLASIDTGNADRDAHVRASDLLDVEKRPTMTYRSTRVSGEGENWTMEGELTIGDVTRPVTLAVEFGGLVDVPMDGSRHAGFEATGEIRRSEFGLDFAPGLLGEVVKIQLDMQFVEPKNA is encoded by the coding sequence ATGACCAACGACACCGCTACCGCCACCGCCCTGCCGCTGGCCCCGGGACACTGGGCCCTCGACCCGTTCCACTCCGCCGTGAACTTCACCGTCCGTCACCTGGGCATCGCCAAGGTGCGGGGGCGCTTCGAGCGGTTGGAGGCCGAACTGTTCGTCGGGGAACGCGTCGAGGACGTGCGGGTCTCCGCGACCGTCGACCTGGCCTCGATCGACACCGGCAACGCCGACCGGGACGCGCATGTACGCGCCTCCGACCTGCTCGACGTCGAGAAGCGCCCGACCATGACGTACCGCTCGACGCGGGTGTCGGGTGAGGGTGAAAACTGGACGATGGAGGGCGAGCTGACGATCGGCGACGTGACCCGCCCGGTGACGCTCGCCGTGGAGTTCGGCGGGCTGGTCGACGTGCCCATGGACGGCAGCCGGCATGCCGGGTTCGAGGCGACGGGCGAGATCCGGCGCAGCGAGTTCGGGCTCGACTTCGCCCCTGGTCTGCTCGGGGAAGTGGTGAAGATCCAGCTGGACATGCAGTTCGTGGAGCCGAAGAACGCCTGA
- a CDS encoding MBL fold metallo-hydrolase: MTYSGQVTVGGPADVHELKDLMITKIAVGPMNNNAYLLRCRATDEQLLIDAANEAETLLGMVGGDGIASVVTTHQHGDHWQALAEVVAATGARTYAGREDADGIPVPTDVLVDDGDTIRVGRVELAARHLVGHTPGSIALVYDDPHGHPHVFTGDCLFPGGPGRTTRREEFNSLMDGLETKLFDVLPDETWIYPGHGNDTTIGTERPHLAEWRARGW; this comes from the coding sequence ATGACGTACAGCGGACAGGTGACGGTCGGCGGACCTGCCGATGTGCACGAACTCAAGGACCTGATGATCACCAAGATCGCGGTCGGTCCTATGAACAACAACGCCTATCTGCTGCGCTGCCGGGCCACGGACGAGCAGTTGCTGATCGACGCCGCGAACGAGGCGGAGACCCTGCTCGGCATGGTCGGTGGTGACGGCATCGCGTCCGTCGTCACGACTCACCAGCACGGCGACCACTGGCAGGCGCTCGCCGAGGTCGTGGCGGCCACCGGCGCCCGCACGTACGCGGGCCGGGAGGACGCCGACGGCATCCCGGTGCCGACCGATGTGCTGGTCGACGACGGCGACACCATCCGAGTGGGGCGCGTGGAGCTCGCCGCGCGCCACCTGGTCGGACACACGCCCGGGTCGATCGCCCTCGTCTACGACGACCCGCACGGGCATCCCCATGTGTTCACCGGGGACTGCCTCTTCCCAGGGGGTCCTGGTCGGACAACACGTCGGGAAGAGTTCAACTCCCTGATGGACGGCCTGGAGACCAAGCTGTTCGACGTCCTGCCCGACGAGACGTGGATCTACCCCGGCCACGGCAACGACACCACCATCGGCACGGAGCGGCCCCACCTCGCGGAGTGGCGCGCACGAGGCTGGTAA
- a CDS encoding helix-turn-helix domain-containing protein, which yields MSDNELGTFLRTWREAVTPAEVGLPTGPRRRTPGLRRAELATLAGISVEYLTRLEQGRDRHPSAQVLGALADALNLSLVDRTLLRRLTKEADGGDPLLCAAAPSLGRTARPTVRAVLDHLEPAPALVVNWIGDVLAHTTGYERLVGPLGLLDDERPNLLRYLFTDERARSAYRDWDRVADDLVARLRHGVPLRDPHLAELADELTVTAGAEFADRFADLAAAPRRTGSQHIEHPEAGSLRLLHETLALPDEGQRLIVHLPADEATAAALDRLNGRRPGALRAVGETG from the coding sequence GTGAGCGACAACGAGTTGGGCACGTTCCTGCGCACCTGGCGTGAAGCCGTCACCCCCGCCGAGGTGGGCCTCCCCACCGGTCCACGGCGCCGCACCCCGGGCCTGCGGCGCGCCGAACTGGCCACGCTCGCGGGCATCAGCGTCGAGTACCTCACCCGGCTGGAACAGGGGCGCGACCGCCACCCCTCCGCCCAGGTGCTCGGTGCCCTCGCCGACGCCCTCAACCTGTCTCTCGTCGACCGGACGCTGCTGCGCCGCCTCACCAAGGAGGCGGACGGCGGAGACCCGCTGCTCTGTGCGGCGGCCCCGTCGCTCGGCCGCACGGCCCGCCCCACCGTGCGGGCCGTGCTGGACCACCTGGAGCCGGCTCCCGCACTGGTGGTCAACTGGATCGGCGACGTCCTCGCCCACACGACCGGTTACGAACGCCTGGTCGGCCCCCTCGGCCTACTCGACGACGAGCGCCCCAACCTGCTGCGGTACCTGTTCACCGACGAGCGGGCCCGCAGCGCCTACCGCGACTGGGACCGGGTGGCCGATGACCTCGTCGCCCGGCTCCGGCACGGTGTCCCCCTGCGGGACCCGCACCTCGCTGAGCTGGCCGACGAGCTGACGGTGACGGCGGGGGCGGAGTTCGCCGACCGGTTCGCCGACCTGGCCGCGGCACCGCGGCGTACGGGCTCCCAGCACATCGAGCACCCGGAGGCCGGATCGCTGCGCCTGCTGCACGAGACGTTAGCGCTGCCCGACGAAGGCCAGCGCCTGATCGTCCACCTGCCCGCGGACGAGGCCACGGCCGCCGCCCTGGACCGCCTCAACGGCCGTCGCCCCGGCGCGCTGCGGGCCGTGGGGGAGACCGGCTGA
- a CDS encoding MFS transporter, translated as MPFLANTPVEKMTGPYARRWWALLVLCLSLLITVMANTSLIVAAPDMTTDLSLSSSDLQWVVDSYTVPYAALMLVLGAIGDKYSRRGALVLGLLIFAGGSVMGSMVDETSLVIVARAIMGVGAAVVMPATLSLVVATFPRSERAKAITAWAATSGVAVAVGPLVSGWLLEDHAWGSTFLINVPIAVLAVFGALALVPPSKAEGMGRIDYVGGLLSIVTVGSLIYAAIEGPHSGWGAGPVTAAVVAGVGLVTFVAWELRHPHPMLDVRKFALRPFTGSMLAVMFFFFGMFAVIYYSTQFLQFVLGYGALDTGVRLLPLGGAVFLGSAVTGVLAPKLGVRVMAVTGMAVGTAGMFLLTQIDKGSTYGDFLAPLMTLGLALGLAISPATDTIMGSFPESELGVGGGVNDTALELGGALGIAVLGSLLGTAYRDELTDLVGNRLPAEAMETAKDSVGAGLAVAERVAQDPSAGPQQAQAAVDAVHQAFAHGVAQTSLIGGIIMAAGTLIVLAVLPGWRGFAKQSAEPGAGTTASEAATVREHTGSTR; from the coding sequence ATGCCCTTCCTTGCAAATACCCCCGTGGAGAAGATGACCGGGCCGTACGCGCGGCGCTGGTGGGCGCTGCTCGTGCTGTGCCTGAGCCTGCTGATCACGGTGATGGCTAACACGTCGCTGATCGTCGCCGCCCCCGACATGACCACCGACCTGAGCCTGAGCAGCAGTGATCTGCAGTGGGTCGTCGACTCCTACACCGTTCCGTACGCGGCGCTGATGCTGGTGCTGGGCGCGATCGGCGACAAGTACAGCCGGCGCGGCGCGCTGGTGCTGGGTCTGCTGATCTTCGCCGGCGGTTCGGTGATGGGGAGCATGGTCGACGAGACCTCACTGGTCATCGTGGCCCGCGCGATCATGGGTGTCGGTGCCGCGGTCGTGATGCCGGCCACGCTGTCCCTGGTGGTCGCGACCTTCCCCCGGAGCGAGCGGGCCAAGGCCATCACCGCCTGGGCCGCGACCTCCGGGGTGGCGGTAGCCGTCGGCCCGCTGGTCTCCGGCTGGCTGCTTGAGGACCACGCCTGGGGCTCGACCTTCCTGATCAACGTGCCGATCGCCGTCCTCGCCGTGTTCGGCGCGCTCGCCCTGGTACCGCCGTCCAAGGCGGAGGGCATGGGCCGGATCGACTACGTCGGTGGTCTGCTGTCGATCGTCACGGTCGGCTCCCTGATCTACGCCGCCATCGAGGGCCCGCACTCCGGCTGGGGCGCCGGCCCCGTCACCGCCGCCGTGGTCGCCGGTGTCGGTCTGGTCACCTTCGTCGCCTGGGAGCTGCGGCACCCGCACCCGATGCTGGACGTCCGAAAGTTCGCGCTGCGGCCCTTCACCGGCTCGATGCTCGCGGTGATGTTCTTCTTCTTCGGCATGTTCGCCGTGATCTACTACTCGACGCAGTTCCTGCAGTTCGTCCTCGGCTACGGCGCCCTGGACACGGGTGTACGGCTGCTGCCGCTGGGCGGTGCGGTGTTCCTCGGGTCCGCGGTGACCGGGGTGCTCGCCCCGAAGCTGGGGGTGAGGGTGATGGCCGTGACCGGCATGGCCGTCGGCACGGCGGGCATGTTCCTGCTCACCCAGATCGACAAGGGGTCGACGTACGGGGACTTCCTGGCGCCGCTGATGACGCTGGGCCTCGCGCTCGGACTGGCCATCTCCCCGGCGACCGACACGATCATGGGCTCCTTCCCCGAGTCCGAGCTGGGCGTCGGCGGCGGGGTCAACGACACCGCGCTCGAGCTGGGCGGGGCGCTGGGCATCGCGGTGCTGGGCTCGCTGCTGGGCACGGCCTACCGGGACGAGCTAACCGACCTTGTGGGCAACCGGCTCCCGGCGGAGGCGATGGAGACCGCCAAGGACTCGGTCGGCGCCGGCCTGGCCGTCGCGGAGCGGGTCGCGCAGGATCCCTCCGCCGGGCCCCAGCAGGCCCAGGCCGCCGTGGACGCCGTCCACCAGGCCTTCGCCCACGGAGTCGCCCAGACCAGCCTCATCGGCGGGATCATCATGGCCGCCGGAACACTGATCGTCCTCGCGGTCCTGCCGGGCTGGCGCGGGTTCGCGAAGCAGAGCGCCGAGCCGGGGGCCGGGACGACGGCGAGCGAGGCGGCCACTGTGCGGGAGCACACCGGGTCCACCCGCTAG
- a CDS encoding NAD(P)/FAD-dependent oxidoreductase produces the protein MAVATPPYASDALAEGTVDAVVIGGGAAGLNGALILARSRRSVVVIDSGSPRNAPAEAVHGFIALDGTPPSEILRRGREQVRQYGGRVVFGEVVSAESAAPSADGDLRFTVTLADGRSITARRILVATGLTDVLPEVPGLAEHWGHSVVHCPYCHGWEVRDEPIGILATGPASIGHAFLFRQLTEDLTYFTHGTDLDEDSRARFAARGIRVIDTPVTEVVNDEDGALAGVRLADGQVVARRVLAVAAPMQARTQGLEGLGLPVQDLPNMGRGFASGTAGTTEVPGVWVAGNATDLVAQVGASAAAGALAGADINRMLATADTDAALQGIAEGSPKGATG, from the coding sequence ATGGCTGTGGCGACTCCTCCGTACGCGAGCGACGCACTGGCCGAGGGGACCGTCGACGCGGTGGTGATCGGCGGGGGCGCCGCGGGGCTGAACGGTGCACTGATCCTCGCCCGCTCCCGCCGCTCGGTCGTCGTGATCGACAGCGGCTCCCCGCGCAACGCGCCCGCGGAGGCCGTGCACGGCTTCATCGCCTTGGACGGCACCCCGCCGTCCGAGATCCTTCGACGGGGCCGGGAGCAGGTGCGCCAGTACGGCGGACGCGTCGTGTTCGGCGAGGTGGTCTCGGCCGAGTCCGCCGCCCCGTCGGCGGATGGGGACCTGCGGTTCACCGTCACCCTGGCCGACGGCCGCAGCATCACCGCCCGCCGCATCCTGGTGGCCACCGGCCTCACGGATGTGCTGCCGGAGGTGCCCGGGCTCGCCGAGCACTGGGGGCACAGTGTGGTGCACTGCCCGTACTGCCACGGCTGGGAGGTGCGCGATGAGCCCATCGGCATCCTCGCCACCGGCCCGGCCTCCATCGGCCACGCGTTTTTGTTCCGTCAGCTGACCGAGGACCTGACCTACTTCACCCACGGCACCGACCTGGACGAGGACAGCCGCGCCCGCTTCGCCGCCCGCGGCATCCGCGTCATCGACACCCCGGTCACCGAGGTCGTCAACGACGAGGACGGTGCCCTCGCCGGGGTGCGCCTGGCCGACGGCCAGGTCGTGGCCCGCCGCGTCCTCGCGGTCGCCGCGCCGATGCAGGCCCGCACCCAGGGCCTGGAAGGTCTGGGCCTGCCGGTGCAGGACCTGCCGAACATGGGCCGTGGTTTCGCCTCCGGCACGGCCGGCACCACCGAGGTGCCGGGTGTGTGGGTGGCCGGCAACGCCACCGATCTGGTCGCCCAGGTCGGGGCCTCCGCAGCGGCCGGCGCACTGGCCGGCGCCGACATCAACAGGATGCTGGCCACCGCGGACACCGACGCGGCCCTCCAGGGGATCGCCGAGGGAAGCCCAAAAGGGGCCACAGGATGA